In Alkalihalobacterium alkalinitrilicum, a genomic segment contains:
- a CDS encoding methyl-accepting chemotaxis protein, with product MEAARAGEAGKGFAVVADEIRKLSTQSENAANTISAIINRISTQVNHSIEKSFLPQWNSKLQQWKALH from the coding sequence ATCGAAGCAGCTCGAGCAGGTGAGGCTGGAAAAGGATTTGCAGTTGTAGCTGATGAAATTCGTAAACTTTCTACTCAAAGCGAAAATGCAGCGAATACAATTTCTGCAATTATTAACCGGATTTCAACCCAAGTAAATCATTCAATTGAAAAGTCATTTCTGCCACAATGGAACAGCAAGTTGCAACAATGGAAAGCGTTACACTAG
- a CDS encoding transglycosylase domain-containing protein codes for MTKRRLFVSSVMIVLLAIGMGFIIYLSIILAGNYVIDNKKLVMHNASSLVDEEGNLLTKLFIENRENVAIQKVPDYVVEAFVAIEDTRFFDHQGVDFRSIGRALYRDILAGSKVEGGSTITQQLVKNTFLSHEKTFLRKTKEVLISMNLERKYSKLEILEFYLNRIYFGHGAYGIQAASKLYFNKDVEELTIEEGALLAALPKAPNAYSPINYPERSKQRRDVVLSVMERNGYLSPEEAVRLQGKTVAIQQNQVSKREEYLTYIDMVLDEAEQKYQISSEELLTGGYTIIVPMKVELQESVYEKFQENEHFPGEDPNVESAIVLMDVQTGGVLAAQGGREYVSKGINRVNVRRQPGSVIKPLAVFGPAIETGQYHPYSMLNDNLINYDGYEPRNYNQEYKGEVPLVDALTYSLNAPAVWLFNELGVDRGKSFLDQLDLSTEDDGLALALGGMTEGFSPLEVTKAYRTLAYEGKYVDHYFIKELYDQDGQLLKVNNEGNEKQVFSEQTAWYLTRMLELVVSKGTAMSGFTNEPLAGKTGTTSFTAISGGARDAWFAGYTPNVVGAIWMGHDRTTETSYLKGGSSYPTALFKEILNDLPEDLKSTSFSRPMAVHDLDPPIVLEKVSDLKASLAFGGKRLLSVKLNWTHSEDERVRYHIYEVTNERGAQKIGFIDGSGEYLISSINLFHLHEYFVVPYDYLTDREGPASNVSPVSRPFGL; via the coding sequence ATGACGAAAAGACGACTATTCGTAAGTAGTGTAATGATAGTACTTTTAGCAATAGGTATGGGATTTATTATTTATTTATCCATTATATTAGCTGGGAATTATGTGATTGATAACAAAAAACTAGTAATGCACAATGCCTCTTCTTTAGTAGATGAAGAAGGAAACTTGTTAACGAAGTTATTTATTGAAAATAGAGAAAATGTCGCTATTCAAAAAGTGCCAGACTATGTAGTAGAAGCATTTGTAGCAATAGAGGATACTAGGTTTTTTGATCATCAAGGCGTTGATTTTCGATCGATTGGTAGAGCTTTGTATCGTGATATATTAGCAGGTTCTAAAGTAGAGGGTGGCAGTACGATTACTCAGCAACTCGTAAAAAATACTTTTCTAAGTCATGAGAAAACGTTTTTACGAAAGACGAAAGAAGTTCTAATTTCGATGAATTTAGAACGGAAATATAGCAAGTTAGAAATTCTTGAATTTTATTTAAATCGAATTTATTTTGGACATGGTGCCTATGGAATTCAGGCGGCATCTAAACTATATTTTAATAAAGACGTAGAAGAGTTAACGATAGAAGAAGGAGCATTATTAGCAGCCCTTCCGAAAGCACCTAATGCATATTCTCCTATTAACTATCCAGAACGAAGTAAACAAAGAAGGGATGTTGTTTTAAGTGTAATGGAAAGAAATGGATATTTATCACCTGAAGAAGCCGTTAGGTTACAAGGTAAAACAGTGGCTATTCAACAAAATCAGGTTAGTAAAAGAGAGGAGTATCTAACATATATTGATATGGTTCTAGATGAAGCGGAACAGAAGTATCAGATATCGAGTGAAGAGCTTTTAACGGGTGGGTATACGATCATTGTACCGATGAAGGTAGAACTCCAAGAAAGTGTCTATGAAAAGTTTCAAGAAAATGAACATTTTCCAGGTGAAGACCCGAATGTAGAAAGTGCAATTGTCCTAATGGATGTACAAACAGGAGGGGTACTTGCTGCTCAAGGTGGAAGAGAGTATGTGAGTAAAGGAATAAACCGAGTAAATGTGAGACGACAACCAGGATCTGTGATTAAACCATTAGCTGTTTTTGGACCTGCCATTGAAACAGGCCAGTATCATCCGTATTCCATGTTAAATGATAATTTAATCAACTATGATGGGTATGAACCGAGAAATTATAACCAGGAATATAAAGGTGAAGTACCACTAGTCGATGCCTTGACTTATTCATTGAATGCACCTGCTGTTTGGCTATTTAATGAATTAGGAGTCGATAGAGGAAAATCTTTTTTAGATCAACTTGATTTATCTACGGAAGATGATGGATTAGCACTTGCATTAGGGGGAATGACAGAGGGGTTTTCGCCACTTGAGGTAACAAAAGCTTACCGTACACTTGCTTATGAGGGAAAATATGTGGATCACTATTTTATTAAAGAATTGTATGATCAAGATGGTCAACTGCTAAAAGTCAATAATGAAGGTAATGAAAAGCAAGTGTTCTCAGAACAAACAGCATGGTATTTAACGAGAATGCTTGAGTTGGTCGTTAGTAAAGGGACTGCTATGTCTGGATTTACAAATGAACCGTTAGCTGGTAAGACAGGAACAACATCGTTTACTGCCATAAGTGGAGGGGCAAGAGATGCTTGGTTTGCTGGATATACACCTAATGTTGTCGGAGCGATATGGATGGGACATGATCGCACAACAGAAACATCATATCTAAAAGGTGGGAGTAGTTATCCTACAGCATTATTTAAAGAAATATTAAATGATTTGCCAGAAGATCTTAAAAGTACTAGCTTTTCAAGACCAATGGCGGTTCATGATCTTGACCCGCCGATTGTACTTGAAAAGGTTTCAGATCTAAAGGCTTCTTTAGCTTTTGGTGGTAAACGGTTATTAAGTGTTAAATTGAATTGGACTCATTCTGAGGATGAACGAGTTCGTTATCATATATACGAGGTAACAAATGAGCGTGGTGCTCAAAAAATTGGTTTCATTGATGGGAGCGGTGAGTACTTAATAAGTAGTATTAATTTATTCCATTTACATGAATATTTCGTAGTTCCCTACGATTATTTAACTGACAGGGAGGGGCCAGCCTCTAACGTTTCCCCTGTTTCTCGTCCATTTGGATTATAA
- a CDS encoding response regulator, with the protein MIKVLLVDDHEMVRMGLSAYLSTEDDIEVVGEATNGKEGVALALQMQPDIILMDLVMEVMDGIEATKQITSQLPKVKVIVLTSFVDDEKVYPVIEAGAFSYLLKTTRAPEIAKAIRAAHQGEAIVESQVTNKMMQRMRNQQKRVPHDELTLRELDVLKLVGIGKTNQEIADELYIGIKTVKTHVSNILAKLNVDDRTQIAIYAHRHGLVN; encoded by the coding sequence TTGATAAAAGTTTTACTTGTTGATGATCATGAAATGGTAAGAATGGGGTTAAGTGCCTATTTATCAACGGAAGATGATATTGAAGTTGTAGGTGAAGCAACTAATGGAAAAGAAGGAGTAGCCCTCGCGTTACAAATGCAACCAGATATTATTTTAATGGATTTAGTGATGGAAGTTATGGACGGGATTGAAGCAACAAAACAAATTACGAGTCAACTCCCGAAAGTAAAAGTGATTGTTCTTACTAGCTTTGTTGATGATGAAAAAGTGTATCCAGTAATCGAAGCAGGTGCATTTAGTTATTTATTAAAAACAACAAGAGCCCCTGAAATTGCTAAAGCGATTAGAGCGGCACACCAAGGTGAAGCAATTGTAGAGTCCCAGGTAACGAACAAAATGATGCAACGGATGCGAAATCAACAAAAAAGAGTTCCGCATGATGAGCTTACACTAAGAGAGTTAGATGTTTTGAAACTAGTTGGAATAGGGAAAACTAATCAGGAAATAGCTGACGAGTTGTATATAGGAATTAAAACAGTCAAAACACATGTGAGTAACATATTAGCCAAATTAAATGTAGACGACCGGACACAAATTGCTATATATGCACATCGTCACGGTCTAGTGAACTAA
- a CDS encoding sensor histidine kinase, with protein sequence MKRVLLANIQWQMVRNSLWISLLVALFVVFILTYGEAEGLAVLLRKKLIGIPLIFVIPVVAIIIGGAFGYITGDKVKKRLEILQQGTLSLERGNFSYRFPDLGADEVGLVGKHLNEMVKRVESQVASLQKLSTERAEWQETIKQSAINEERQRLARDLHDAVSQQLFAISMMTAALPHTLEKDIEKAAKQIEMVEKMASTAQSEMRALLLHLRPAHLEGKNLQEGIQELLIEINSKHGIHIDAKIEKTSTIPKGIEDQLFRMVQEALSNILRHAKASRVEFHLRQIQDQLRLKIIDNGIGFEFNDQKMGSYGLQTMKERINEIGGTIEIISIPNKGTQVETMVPIVSL encoded by the coding sequence ATGAAAAGAGTTCTTTTGGCTAATATTCAATGGCAGATGGTCCGAAATTCATTATGGATTAGTTTGTTGGTGGCTTTATTTGTTGTTTTTATTTTGACTTATGGTGAAGCAGAAGGGCTTGCAGTCTTATTAAGAAAAAAGCTAATCGGTATTCCGCTCATTTTTGTAATCCCTGTTGTTGCCATTATCATTGGTGGAGCTTTTGGCTATATAACAGGAGATAAGGTGAAGAAGAGACTAGAAATTTTACAACAAGGAACATTGTCATTAGAGCGAGGTAATTTTTCCTATCGCTTTCCTGACTTAGGTGCAGATGAAGTTGGCTTAGTAGGCAAACATCTTAATGAAATGGTGAAAAGAGTAGAGAGTCAAGTTGCATCATTGCAAAAATTATCAACAGAAAGAGCTGAGTGGCAGGAAACGATTAAACAGTCTGCGATCAATGAAGAAAGACAGCGGCTTGCTAGGGATTTACATGATGCTGTAAGCCAACAATTGTTTGCTATATCGATGATGACAGCAGCTTTACCACATACATTGGAAAAAGATATCGAAAAAGCGGCAAAACAAATTGAAATGGTTGAAAAGATGGCATCGACGGCACAGTCTGAAATGAGAGCTCTCCTTTTGCATTTACGACCTGCTCATCTCGAAGGGAAAAACTTGCAAGAAGGAATTCAAGAGTTGTTGATAGAAATAAATTCGAAGCATGGTATACACATAGACGCAAAAATAGAAAAGACGAGTACGATTCCAAAAGGTATTGAAGATCAATTGTTCCGAATGGTTCAAGAAGCACTATCTAATATTTTACGGCACGCGAAAGCTTCACGAGTTGAGTTTCATTTGAGACAAATTCAGGATCAACTTCGTTTGAAGATTATTGATAACGGAATTGGATTTGAATTTAACGATCAAAAAATGGGTTCATATGGGCTACAAACAATGAAAGAGCGAATTAACGAAATCGGGGGAACAATAGAGATCATTTCAATTCCGAATAAAGGAACACAAGTAGAAACAATGGTTCCGATTGTATCACTTTAA
- the liaF gene encoding cell wall-active antibiotics response protein LiaF encodes MHASRNVLIGIIIILIGLSALFNTIGFNFHLGLLIGPLIFFVIGLFFYRRGHRWLSIIFLLIGLVTFFDNVVGINIAGIIVAMVFIYFGYRLLTGSQKTKEHGSFDIDKEIDALGKTEEATIIKEKPKQEEPVKKVHSTPSFRSALIGDFRLLSDRYELQDMNIRNGIGDIKIDLSKAIIPEGETVIIIHGWIGDIDVYAPYDLDLSVQAMVTIGDLDILDSRQSGINRNIAIATKEYKQAPRRVKLVLSLFIGDIDVRYV; translated from the coding sequence ATGCACGCGTCAAGAAATGTACTCATCGGCATAATTATTATACTCATTGGGCTTAGTGCATTGTTCAATACAATTGGATTTAATTTTCATCTTGGCTTGTTAATCGGTCCCCTTATTTTCTTTGTTATCGGTTTATTTTTTTATCGAAGAGGTCACAGATGGTTAAGTATTATTTTCCTATTGATAGGGTTAGTCACTTTTTTTGATAACGTAGTAGGGATTAATATTGCGGGAATTATAGTAGCCATGGTTTTTATATATTTTGGGTATCGATTGCTGACTGGTAGCCAAAAGACAAAAGAACATGGATCATTTGATATTGATAAAGAAATTGATGCCCTTGGGAAAACAGAGGAAGCTACGATTATTAAAGAAAAGCCAAAACAAGAAGAACCTGTAAAAAAAGTGCATTCGACGCCTTCTTTTAGAAGTGCTCTTATTGGTGATTTTCGCTTATTATCTGACCGTTATGAATTGCAGGATATGAACATTCGTAATGGCATCGGTGATATCAAAATTGACCTTTCTAAGGCGATTATTCCAGAAGGTGAAACGGTCATTATTATTCATGGGTGGATTGGAGATATCGATGTTTATGCTCCGTACGACTTAGATCTTTCCGTACAAGCGATGGTTACGATTGGAGATTTAGACATTTTAGATAGTAGACAAAGTGGAATTAATCGGAATATAGCGATTGCGACGAAAGAATATAAGCAAGCACCTCGCCGGGTTAAACTAGTTTTATCTCTTTTTATTGGCGATATTGACGTGAGGTATGTGTAA
- a CDS encoding DUF4097 family beta strand repeat-containing protein: MKRSLGVLLIFIGIVIAFGTIIQPLLNSNRTSTVSEKGINIDTIDKLSIQTTVADLKVEQYSGNELKLEVIGDSSKYNIVTSERGNSNLEIEIKSNKRWFFFNTSKSSVTVLILIPENYNKAVHIENTVGNLMFQSSLNLSELNVKMTAGDVRGLSGTMGDLTFSGTAGDFHAEDLITTETNLKGTAGDFRLEKFTGNLNGSNTAGHITVEYAKENGDISLQTTAGDIRVRIPEPSFELDASTTLGDVSINLPINLEQSGKTYRGIVNDGDKKVKVSTTLGDIRLD, encoded by the coding sequence TTGAAACGTTCCTTAGGTGTTTTGCTTATTTTCATCGGGATTGTTATTGCATTTGGTACAATAATCCAACCACTATTAAATTCAAATCGAACGAGTACAGTTAGTGAAAAAGGGATCAACATCGATACAATTGACAAATTGTCTATTCAAACCACTGTTGCTGATTTGAAGGTTGAGCAGTACTCAGGTAATGAATTAAAGCTTGAGGTGATAGGGGATTCATCTAAGTATAATATTGTAACTTCAGAAAGAGGAAATTCAAATTTAGAAATTGAGATAAAGAGTAATAAAAGATGGTTCTTTTTTAATACGAGTAAATCTTCTGTAACGGTTCTTATTCTTATTCCAGAAAACTATAACAAAGCGGTGCATATTGAGAATACTGTTGGCAATTTAATGTTTCAATCGTCCCTTAACTTAAGCGAATTAAATGTGAAAATGACAGCAGGTGATGTAAGAGGTTTATCTGGGACAATGGGTGATTTAACCTTTAGTGGGACAGCTGGTGACTTTCATGCGGAAGACCTTATAACAACAGAAACTAATCTCAAAGGAACTGCAGGAGATTTTCGTTTAGAGAAGTTTACAGGAAACTTAAATGGGAGTAATACGGCAGGTCACATTACGGTCGAATATGCGAAGGAGAATGGAGACATTAGTTTGCAAACAACTGCAGGGGATATACGAGTAAGAATACCAGAACCTTCTTTTGAACTAGATGCAAGTACTACATTAGGAGATGTCTCTATAAATTTACCAATTAATTTAGAACAGAGTGGAAAGACTTATCGAGGTATTGTAAATGATGGGGATAAGAAAGTGAAAGTGTCAACAACATTAGGTGATATTCGGCTAGACTAA
- a CDS encoding PspA/IM30 family protein, with the protein MIFKRIRDLTVATIHDGLDQIENPVVMLNQYLRDMEKEIQSAEKAITKQMTIKGSFVKQKIEAAEFMKKRGEQAELALRAGEEELAKKALLSKKQYEEKVSQYEDVILQNEGKIKELKDQLYEMRNKYQEMKDKKVVLIARANAAKTKQTMDDAMERFDHEKAQAGFQRMEEKIFEMETKVNVNKSKHELLTNSNTKELENYEPIEQEFVKLKEKIHPQINV; encoded by the coding sequence ATGATCTTTAAACGAATTCGTGATTTAACAGTAGCAACCATTCATGATGGGTTAGATCAAATAGAAAATCCAGTCGTAATGTTGAACCAATACTTACGTGATATGGAAAAAGAAATTCAATCAGCAGAAAAAGCCATTACGAAACAAATGACCATCAAAGGAAGTTTTGTGAAGCAAAAAATTGAAGCAGCTGAGTTCATGAAAAAACGAGGTGAGCAAGCAGAGCTAGCCCTAAGAGCTGGAGAAGAAGAACTTGCGAAAAAAGCCTTATTGTCAAAAAAGCAATATGAAGAAAAAGTTTCTCAGTATGAAGACGTCATTTTACAAAATGAAGGAAAAATTAAGGAATTAAAAGATCAGCTTTATGAAATGAGAAATAAATACCAAGAAATGAAAGATAAAAAAGTGGTTTTAATTGCAAGAGCAAATGCAGCAAAAACTAAACAAACGATGGACGATGCGATGGAACGATTTGACCATGAAAAGGCACAAGCAGGTTTTCAAAGAATGGAAGAGAAAATTTTTGAAATGGAAACAAAAGTTAATGTTAATAAAAGTAAACATGAGTTACTAACGAATAGTAATACAAAAGAATTAGAGAATTATGAACCGATTGAACAAGAATTTGTAAAACTAAAAGAAAAAATTCATCCTCAAATAAACGTATAA
- a CDS encoding LiaF transmembrane domain-containing protein: MNWTGKAVFGMILLFIGANLFLKTLGIQIGGLLGLTISVLLIIYGYRKMKSDTGSNIFGMAILIFGLLLAIGHVHIFAGIFIAALIIYFGYRLFTGEKNKNPFEKDREEVAVTSSDEMKSRTDAFDDEWNKFLEKNHLKS, translated from the coding sequence ATGAATTGGACTGGTAAAGCTGTATTTGGGATGATTCTTCTCTTTATTGGAGCAAATCTTTTCTTAAAAACATTAGGAATTCAAATCGGAGGTTTGCTTGGTTTAACCATATCGGTACTACTTATCATTTATGGTTATCGAAAAATGAAATCTGATACTGGATCTAACATTTTTGGAATGGCCATTTTGATCTTTGGTTTACTTCTTGCGATTGGCCATGTTCATATATTTGCAGGTATTTTCATTGCAGCGTTAATCATTTATTTTGGATACCGACTTTTTACGGGGGAAAAAAATAAAAACCCTTTTGAGAAAGATCGAGAAGAAGTAGCAGTAACATCATCAGATGAAATGAAAAGCCGTACAGATGCATTCGATGATGAGTGGAATAAATTTTTAGAAAAAAATCATTTGAAATCATAG
- a CDS encoding cytochrome c biogenesis CcdA family protein, which yields MVEITIWLAFFAGVISFLSPCIFPLVPAYLAQLTGTSVSNNQIQADRSLILSRSIGFIIGFTIIFVMLGASSTFVGRIFLENQLLIQQIGGIIIVVFGLQMAGIISISMLLSEKRLKKETPKKSTSFANSVFFGLFFGAGWSPCIGLVLSSILLLAMDSETMFKAMFMLFIYSMGLGVPFILVALLWSRSLHKLRKFNRIIPKIQKASGYIMIILGILLFTGKFAAIAAYLTRFQLFNL from the coding sequence ATGGTAGAAATTACAATTTGGTTAGCTTTCTTTGCAGGAGTTATTTCGTTCTTATCTCCTTGTATTTTTCCATTAGTCCCAGCTTATTTAGCTCAGCTAACAGGAACGTCAGTTAGTAACAATCAAATCCAAGCCGATCGTTCCCTGATCCTCTCAAGAAGTATAGGATTTATTATCGGCTTCACAATTATATTTGTGATGCTCGGGGCATCTTCAACATTTGTCGGACGTATTTTCCTTGAAAACCAACTATTGATTCAACAAATTGGTGGAATCATCATTGTTGTTTTCGGCTTACAAATGGCAGGTATTATTTCCATCTCCATGTTACTTAGTGAGAAACGGTTAAAAAAGGAAACACCGAAAAAATCGACAAGCTTTGCCAACTCGGTCTTCTTCGGATTATTTTTTGGCGCTGGTTGGTCGCCGTGTATCGGACTTGTCCTTTCATCAATTCTTCTTCTAGCGATGGATTCAGAAACGATGTTTAAAGCGATGTTCATGCTTTTCATTTATTCAATGGGTCTCGGTGTACCTTTTATTCTGGTTGCTTTATTATGGTCTCGTTCATTACACAAATTGAGAAAATTCAACCGTATTATTCCTAAAATTCAAAAAGCAAGCGGGTATATCATGATTATCCTCGGAATTTTATTATTCACTGGGAAATTCGCAGCAATCGCAGCCTACTTAACACGTTTTCAACTGTTTAACCTTTGA
- a CDS encoding M20 family metallopeptidase, which translates to MKEQLNKGLDSIYSEMVDIRRYLHQYPELSFQEEKTPAYIAEFHKKLGHEVKTGVGERGVVAYLHGKKPGKTIALRADFDGLPIQDEKEVPYKSKIDGAMHACGHDGHTASLLSLAKVLNNMKDQLAGTIVFIHQHAEEYAPGGAIAMIQDGCLEGVDYIFGTHLWATEPLGKIQYRKGPIMAAADRIEIEIHGQGGHGAMPHLTKDAVVIGAQLVTNLQQLVSRRVDPLKAAVLSIGSFEAKNAFNVIADSAKLIGTVRTFDEDMRTKMEQEIKRIVDGTTLAADVSATYHYFRGYPAVVNHEDETEVVATISNKVPGVYEVENMAPQMGGEDFAYYLQHVKGSFFFTGARNPEWTIAYPHHHPKFDFDERAMLIAAKTLGHLVLHYISDN; encoded by the coding sequence ATGAAAGAACAACTTAATAAAGGGTTAGACTCCATATATTCAGAAATGGTTGATATTCGCAGGTACTTACATCAATATCCTGAACTTTCATTTCAAGAAGAAAAAACACCAGCATACATCGCTGAGTTTCATAAAAAGCTTGGACATGAAGTTAAAACAGGTGTAGGTGAAAGAGGTGTCGTAGCTTACCTCCATGGAAAGAAACCTGGAAAAACGATTGCACTTCGCGCCGATTTTGATGGTTTACCCATTCAAGACGAAAAAGAAGTTCCTTATAAATCAAAAATAGATGGGGCTATGCATGCTTGCGGGCATGATGGGCATACAGCAAGTCTCCTTAGTTTGGCTAAAGTGTTGAACAATATGAAAGATCAATTAGCAGGCACTATCGTATTTATACATCAACACGCAGAAGAATATGCTCCAGGTGGGGCTATTGCCATGATTCAAGATGGTTGCTTAGAAGGTGTAGATTATATTTTTGGGACTCACTTATGGGCAACTGAACCATTAGGAAAAATTCAATATCGAAAAGGACCAATAATGGCTGCAGCTGACCGTATCGAAATTGAAATTCACGGGCAAGGTGGTCACGGAGCTATGCCTCATTTAACAAAAGATGCAGTTGTTATTGGTGCACAGCTTGTGACAAACTTGCAACAACTGGTCAGTAGAAGAGTAGATCCGTTAAAAGCAGCTGTACTTTCCATTGGTTCATTCGAAGCTAAAAATGCATTTAACGTTATCGCTGATTCTGCAAAGTTAATTGGAACCGTTCGGACATTCGATGAAGATATGCGCACTAAAATGGAACAAGAAATTAAAAGAATTGTAGATGGTACAACTTTAGCTGCAGATGTATCAGCTACGTATCATTATTTTAGAGGATATCCAGCCGTCGTGAATCATGAAGATGAAACGGAAGTGGTAGCTACTATATCAAACAAAGTTCCTGGAGTTTATGAAGTTGAGAATATGGCACCTCAAATGGGTGGTGAAGACTTCGCCTATTATCTCCAACATGTAAAAGGTTCTTTCTTCTTTACTGGAGCGAGAAACCCAGAATGGACAATTGCTTATCCGCATCACCATCCTAAATTTGACTTTGATGAACGGGCTATGCTAATCGCTGCAAAAACTTTAGGCCACCTAGTGCTACATTATATATCCGACAACTGA
- a CDS encoding SDR family oxidoreductase — translation MKRFEDKVVIITGGGSGLGRAAALEVAKEGAKLVLVDLNTSALEESKAQILTVAPEAAVELVETNVADEKDVEKYVQFTVDTFGKIDGFFNNAGIEGKQDLTEDFGIDEFNRVVSVNLNGVFYGMKSVLKVMKKQGFGSIVNTASVGGIRGVGNQSGYAASKHGVVGLTRNSGVEYGQFGVSIKAIAPGAIMTPMVEGSLKQIGGQNWQEVGKEFVSVNPMKRFGKPEEVGYLVAFLLSNQADFINAAVIPIDGGQSYKY, via the coding sequence ATGAAACGATTTGAAGACAAAGTAGTTATCATTACTGGTGGAGGATCAGGTTTAGGAAGAGCAGCGGCTTTAGAAGTTGCAAAAGAAGGTGCGAAGCTTGTTCTCGTAGACTTGAACACTAGTGCATTAGAAGAAAGTAAAGCACAAATTCTCACAGTTGCACCTGAAGCTGCAGTAGAATTAGTAGAAACGAACGTTGCAGACGAAAAAGATGTAGAGAAATACGTTCAATTTACAGTCGATACATTTGGGAAGATTGACGGTTTTTTCAACAACGCAGGTATAGAAGGAAAACAAGATTTGACAGAGGATTTTGGTATTGATGAATTTAATCGTGTTGTTAGCGTGAATTTAAATGGTGTCTTTTATGGCATGAAGTCCGTATTGAAAGTCATGAAAAAACAAGGTTTCGGTTCAATTGTCAATACTGCTTCTGTAGGTGGTATACGTGGTGTTGGAAACCAATCAGGTTATGCCGCTAGTAAACATGGAGTTGTTGGCTTAACACGTAATTCAGGTGTGGAATATGGACAATTTGGCGTAAGTATTAAAGCGATTGCCCCTGGTGCAATTATGACACCTATGGTTGAAGGATCTTTGAAACAAATCGGTGGACAAAATTGGCAAGAAGTAGGTAAAGAATTTGTCAGCGTAAATCCGATGAAGCGTTTCGGTAAACCTGAAGAAGTCGGATATTTAGTTGCATTTCTATTATCAAATCAAGCTGATTTTATTAACGCGGCCGTTATTCCAATTGATGGTGGCCAATCGTATAAATACTAA
- a CDS encoding TetR/AcrR family transcriptional regulator has product MTVQPRKLSKQNERTKSHFKKAFISLINERGFSHVSITDIVNKAQYNRTTFYLHYMDKQHLTEELQIEMFDAIKRTSMDRYVKGEIVNIEKMGPRSFELMHFIYENQDFFNLYLQKDTIPGIHQDLPRAIYEILDENFVLYAKKHSTINSSAHKLYMAHGTAGLILEWIRKGYTTSADAMSLQLIEILQSFAKGFTIVNITK; this is encoded by the coding sequence ATGACCGTGCAACCGAGAAAATTGTCAAAACAAAATGAACGAACAAAATCTCATTTTAAAAAAGCATTTATTTCATTAATAAATGAACGAGGCTTTAGCCATGTCTCCATTACCGATATTGTGAATAAGGCGCAATATAATCGGACTACTTTTTATTTGCATTACATGGATAAGCAACACTTGACCGAAGAATTACAGATTGAAATGTTCGATGCCATTAAACGTACGAGCATGGATCGATACGTCAAAGGAGAAATTGTCAATATTGAAAAAATGGGGCCACGTTCTTTTGAGTTAATGCACTTTATTTATGAAAATCAAGATTTCTTTAACCTCTATTTACAAAAAGATACCATCCCTGGCATACACCAGGATTTACCAAGAGCAATTTATGAAATATTGGATGAAAATTTTGTTTTATATGCAAAAAAACATAGTACCATTAACTCCTCAGCACATAAGCTTTATATGGCACATGGTACTGCTGGCTTAATCTTAGAATGGATAAGAAAAGGCTACACAACTTCAGCAGATGCTATGTCTTTGCAATTAATTGAAATCCTCCAATCCTTCGCAAAGGGCTTCACGATTGTTAACATAACAAAATAG